The Juglans microcarpa x Juglans regia isolate MS1-56 chromosome 8S, Jm3101_v1.0, whole genome shotgun sequence genome has a window encoding:
- the LOC121244630 gene encoding serine/threonine-protein kinase tricornered-like, which translates to MDGGDGTVRLGALNLKPDRVRLDSGPDVSVSSPVTRQKSAAAKQFIENHYKNYLQGLQDRKDRRRALQRRAQEAQVSVEEEEEMLRNLERRETEYMRFQRRKVGIDDFEQLTVIGKGAFGEVRLCRAKDTREIFAMKKLKKSEMLSRGQVEHVRSERNLLAEVDSRCIVKLFYSFQDSDFLYLIMEYLPGGDIMTLLMREDILSEDVACFYIAESILAIHSIHQHKYIHRDIKPDNLILDKNGHLKLSDFGLCKPLDDKYSTILLEDEDFTTQESTAETEGHSGYDRAPWLMPKEQLQRWKRNRRALAYSTVGTLDYMAPEILLKKGYGMECDWWSLGAIMYEMLIGYPPFCSDDPRITCRKIINWKTCLKFPEEPKISEEAKDLICHLLCDVETRLGTQGVEEVKAHSWFRCIQWDMLYEMEAAYKPTVKGDLDTQNFEKFPDVEGPPSAIPTVGPWRKMLTSKDTNFIGFTFKKSDVLKSLEDSGTDMGSNGSSKAPSLISLLGRIDLQGTVIPEGEQKHEET; encoded by the exons ATGGACGGTGGTGATGGGACGGTGAGATTGGGGGCTCTCAACTTGAAGCCCGATCGGGTCCGCTTAGACTCAGGTCCAGATGTCTCCGTTTCGTCGCCCGTTACTAGGCAGAAATCCGCTGCTGCCAAGCAGTTCATAGAGAATCATTACAAGAACTATCTCCAAGGATTGCAAGATCGCAAAGACAG ACGTCGAGCACTTCAAAGGAGAGCACAAGAAGCTCAGGTATCtgttgaggaagaagaagagatgctGAGGAATTTGGAGCGAAGAGAAACTGAATACATGAGGTTTCAAAGACGCAAAGTGGGAATAGATGACTTTGAGCAATTAACCGTAATTGGTAAAGGTGCATTTGGTGAg GTCAGGCTATGCCGTGCTAAAGATACGAGAGAGATTTTTGCCatgaagaaattgaagaaatcaGAGATGCTTAGCCGTGGACAG GTTGAGCATGTTCGATCTGAGAGGAACTTGCTTGCAGAGGTTGATAGTCGGTGCAttgtaaaactcttttattcttttcaagatTCTGATTTCTTATACCTTATCATGGAGTATTTACCTGGTGGGGATATTATGACGTTACTGATGAGGGAAGATATTCTTTCTGAAGACGTTGCATGCTTTTACATAGCAGAGAGTATTCTAGCTATCCACTCAATTCATCAgcacaaatatatacatag GGACATAAAACCAGATAACCTGATCCTGGATAAGAATGGCCATTTGAAGCTTTCAGATTTTGGCTTGTGCAAGCCTCTGGATGACAAGTATTCAACAATATTACTGGAAGATGAGGATTTTACCACCCAGGAATCCACAGCTGAGACTGAAGGACATTCTGGCTATGATAGAGCACCTTGGTTGATGCCAAAGGAGCAATTACAACGATGGAAACGTAATCGTCGTGCATTA GCTTATTCAACTGTTGGAACTCTTGATTATATGGCACCTGAGATTTTGCTCAAGAAGGGGTATGGAATGGAGTGTGATTGGTGGTCGCTGGGAGCAATCATGTATGAGATGCTTATTGGCTATCCGCCCTTCTGTTCTGATGATCCCAGGATCACATGCCGAAAG ATAATCAATTGGAAAACGTGCTTGAAATTCCCCGAGGAACCAAAAATATCGGAGGAGGCCAAGGATCTGATATGTCATTTATTATGTGATGTCGAAACAAGGCTGGGTACCCAAGGAGTGGAAGAAGTAAAG GCACATTCATGGTTCAGATGCATTCAGTGGGACATGCTGTATGAAATGGAAGCTGCATATAAACCTACTGTAAAGGGAGACTTGGACACTCAGAATTTCGAGAAGTTTCCTGAT GTGGAAGGTCCACCATCAGCAATACCAACAGTGGGACCCTGGCGGAAG ATGTTGACATCAAAAGATACAAACTTCATTGGATTTACTTTCAAGAAATCAGATGTCCTTAAATCACTTGAAGATTCAG GTACGGATATGGGTTCAAATGGATCGTCGAAGGCCCCATCACTAATTTCCTTGTTAG GTCGGATCGACTTGCAAGGAACTGTGATACCAGAGGGGGAGCAGAAGCACGAGGAAACTTGA
- the LOC121244940 gene encoding cold-regulated protein 27-like isoform X2, giving the protein MGDFGPRAAPTSSTVSNDGSCETKEPSSLCTEWTDEKHSLYLKSMEASFVNQLYDSTDLLGFCRLLDPTYYRKKHLNTRTTSGQFKVLRGGCWQKINFARADDLQLKKAKGSRVLLTNPWIRHFRTGCKPQVVAPADVQNIAASTSEALGLDGNHAMFCGSATCNSKHIHACHFHLCHRDLVGSGAEVSDQNFGDEEVEGEKENGICDGKRMKSCSTDASSNDQV; this is encoded by the exons ATGGGGGATTTCGGACCAAGAGCAGCACCGACTTCTTCTACAGTATCTAACGATGGGTCCTGCGAGACCAAGGAGCCTTCCAGCTtg TGTACTGAATGGACAGATGAGAAGCACAGTTTATACCTCAAGTCCATGGAAGCATCATTTGTGAACCAGTTATACGATTCCACGGATTTGCTTGGTTTTTGCCGCTTGTTAGATCCAACGTATTACAGGAAAAAGCATCTTAACACCCGTACCACTTCTGGCCAG TTTAAGGTTCTTCGAGGAGGTTGCTGGCAGAAGATTAATTTTGCAAGAGCTGATGATCTTCAGCTCAAGAAAGCAAAAGGGTCTCGTGTTCTTTTGACAAATCCTTGGATACGGCACTTTAGAACTGGATGCAAACCCCAAGTTGTAGCACCTGCAGATGTACAAAACATTGCTGCATCCACGAGTGAAGCGTTGGGCTTAGATGGGAATCATGCTATGTTTTGTGGATCAGCTACTTGTAACTCGAAGCACATTCATGCTTGTCACTTTCATCTGTGCCATCGTGATTTGGTTGGTAGCGGCGCAG AGGTGTCAGATCAGAACTTTGGTGATGAAGAAGTTGAAGGAGAAAAGGAAAACGGTATATGCGATGGAAAAAGGATGAAATCTTGTTCAACTGATGCTTCTAGCAATGATCAG GTGTAA
- the LOC121244940 gene encoding cold-regulated protein 27-like isoform X1, translated as MGDFGPRAAPTSSTVSNDGSCETKEPSSLCTEWTDEKHSLYLKSMEASFVNQLYDSTDLLGFCRLLDPTYYRKKHLNTRTTSGQFKVLRGGCWQKINFARADDLQLKKAKGSRVLLTNPWIRHFRTGCKPQVVAPADVQNIAASTSEALGLDGNHAMFCGSATCNSKHIHACHFHLCHRDLVGSGAEVSDQNFGDEEVEGEKENGICDGKRMKSCSTDASSNDQVVPHDNSSTTEDVTKNCISAARCKS; from the exons ATGGGGGATTTCGGACCAAGAGCAGCACCGACTTCTTCTACAGTATCTAACGATGGGTCCTGCGAGACCAAGGAGCCTTCCAGCTtg TGTACTGAATGGACAGATGAGAAGCACAGTTTATACCTCAAGTCCATGGAAGCATCATTTGTGAACCAGTTATACGATTCCACGGATTTGCTTGGTTTTTGCCGCTTGTTAGATCCAACGTATTACAGGAAAAAGCATCTTAACACCCGTACCACTTCTGGCCAG TTTAAGGTTCTTCGAGGAGGTTGCTGGCAGAAGATTAATTTTGCAAGAGCTGATGATCTTCAGCTCAAGAAAGCAAAAGGGTCTCGTGTTCTTTTGACAAATCCTTGGATACGGCACTTTAGAACTGGATGCAAACCCCAAGTTGTAGCACCTGCAGATGTACAAAACATTGCTGCATCCACGAGTGAAGCGTTGGGCTTAGATGGGAATCATGCTATGTTTTGTGGATCAGCTACTTGTAACTCGAAGCACATTCATGCTTGTCACTTTCATCTGTGCCATCGTGATTTGGTTGGTAGCGGCGCAG AGGTGTCAGATCAGAACTTTGGTGATGAAGAAGTTGAAGGAGAAAAGGAAAACGGTATATGCGATGGAAAAAGGATGAAATCTTGTTCAACTGATGCTTCTAGCAATGATCAG GTTGTTCCACATGATAACTCTTCCACAACAGAAGATGTTACAAAGAATTGTATTTCTGCGGCTAGGTGTAAGTCGTGA